A single genomic interval of Numenius arquata chromosome 14, bNumArq3.hap1.1, whole genome shotgun sequence harbors:
- the GPRC5B gene encoding G-protein coupled receptor family C group 5 member B, giving the protein MKTYPAIGFFLLFVINYGSSENSSTSRGCGLDLLPQYVYLCDLDAIWGIVVEAVAGAGVLTTLLLMLILLVRLPFIKDKEKKSPLGMHFLFLFGTLGLFGLAFAFIIQEDETVCSTRRFLWGVIFALCFSCLLAQAWRLRRLVRHGKSPSGWHLAGVAICLMLVQVIIATEWLVLTIVRDNKLACSYEPMDFAMALIYVMFLMVFTMGFSLFTLCGKFKKWKKNGICLIITLFFSILIWVAWMTMYLFGNAELKRRDKWSDPTLAIALVSSGWVFVIFHAIPEVHCTILPSQQENTPNYFDTSQPRMRETAFEEDIQLPRSYMENKAFSMDEHNAALRTAGFRNGSLGSRPSAPFRSNVYQPTEMAVVLNGGTIPTAPPSYTGRHLW; this is encoded by the exons atgaaaacctaCCCAGCCAttggtttcttcctcctcttcgtGATCAACTATGGCTCTTCTGAAAACTCAAGTACGTCTCGAGGGTGCGGACTGGATCTTCTCCCCCAGTACGTTTACCTGTGCGACCTGGATGCCATTTGGGGAATAGTTGTGGAGGCAGTTGCGGGGGCAGGAGTGCTGACCACGTTACTGCTGATGCTGATTTTGCTGGTGAGGCTGCCCTTCATcaaggacaaggagaagaaaagcccCCTGGGAATgcacttcctctttctttttgggACTCTGGGACTGTTTGGGCTGGCGTTTGCTTTCATCATACAAGAAGACGAAACGGTGTGCTCTACCCGAAGATTTCTGTGGGGAGTTATCTTTGCTTTGTGCTTCTCGTGCTTGCTAGCTCAAGCCTGGAGACTTCGTAGACTAGTTCGACATGGGAAGAGTCCATCTGGCTGGCATCTAGCTGGTGTGGCGATCTGCCTGATGCTCGTCCAGGTCATTATTGCAACCGAGTGGTTAGTACTGACAATTGTCAGAGATAACAAGTTGGCCTGCAGCTACGAACCGATGGATTTTGCTATGGCTTTGATTTACGTTATGTTCCTGATGGTATTTACCATGGGATTTTCTCTTTTCACTCTCTGTGGGAAGtttaagaaatggaagaaaaatggaaTATGCCTCATTATAAcactctttttttccattctgattTGGGTGGCCTGGATGACTATGTACCTCTTTGGTAATGCTGAGCTAAAGCGAAGAGACAAATGGAGTGATCCCACTCTTGCTATTGCACTGGTGTCCAGTGGTTGggtgtttgttatttttcatgccaTCCCAGAGGTCCACTGTACCATCCTTCCATCGCAGCAGGAAAACACTCCCAATTATTTTGATACTTCACAGCCAAGGATGCGTGAAACAGCTTTTGAGGAAGATATACAGCTTCCTCGGAGctacatggaaaataaagctttttcaaTGGATGAGCATAATGCAG CGCTAAGAACGGCAGGATTTCGAAATGGCAGTTTGGGAAGCCGACCTAGTGCTCCTTTTAGAAGCAATGTTTATCAGCCAACTGAGATGGCAGTTGTGCTAAATGGTGGGACT ATACCAACTGCTCCACCAAGTTACACTGGACGACACCTCTGGTGA